The Acidobacteriota bacterium DNA window TGCCGCCGAAGGGAGCGATTTGATAGCCCAAGCGGCCCGCGTTGGTGAAAATGAAACCAATCAGGCCCTCTCTGGCGATCTGCAGCGGGTAGGCCCCTATCCGCCCGATGTGGCTGGTGTTGCGCAGGCCGACCGCCGCCATGCCCTGCCTTCGAGCCTTGTCGATGGCCAGGCGGGTGGCGAAGTTGGCTCCGATCTGCCCCAGGGCTCCGTTGGCGTCCACAACGGCCGTGCATGGGTGATCGGTAACGACTTCAGGAGTGGCTTGGGGCTTGAAACGACCCTCTCGCAGGGCGCAAAGGTATTCCGCGTATCGCATCACTCCATGGGAGGGGTGGCCAAATAGATTCGACTCCACGATGTGGTCCACCACGGCGCGACTGTCTTCTTCTCGGCAGCCGGCCGTCTGAAAGAGCTGGTTTCCAATATCGCGAAGCACTTGTGGGCTGAATGTTGGCATGGATCGGGTCTCCGAGCGTCAGGAAAAAGAGTAAGAAAGCTGTGCGATTCCGGGAAGACTGGGGTCGAGCCAGGCTCCCGGTGCATGGCCTGGCCGGGCAGTGGACAGGGACGCTGGTCCGGCCCTAACCACCCGGCCGCCTGATTATAGGCGATCCGGCCTTTCCTGAAAAACATGTGCTTCTACCCCGGCTCAAGTAGAATGGGTTTGTGAAACAGCAGGAGCAATTTCCGAAACGGATAGGAGATCACAATGGCAAGATATGCACGGGAGGAATTTCGAATGCCAGCTAATTTTGGAAGGATCGTCTCAATGGGAGTGGTGGTGATAGTCGCCTTGATCGTAGTCTCGGGAGCTTTCGGAACCGTAGGCGCCGGGCAGCGGGGGGTTCTGCTGCGATTCGAGGCTCCGACCGGGAAGATCCTGGATGAGGGGCTCTACTTCAAAGTCCCCTTCATCGAGGACGTGGCGCTGATGTCCACGCAGATTCACAAGTACACCGCGCCCGCTACCTCCTCCAGCAAGGATCTGCAGGTGGTGACCACCGAAGTCACCTTGAACTACCAGCTGATGCCCGCCGAGGTCGCGGAGGTCTATCGCACCCTGCGGCGGAACTACGAAAGCCTGGTGATTCAGCCCTTTATCCAGGAAGCCGTGAAATCGACCACGGCCAACTACAATGCCGAAGAACTCATCACCCAGCGCCCGGCGGTGAAGACCGCCTTGCAGGAATTGCTGGCCGATCGATTGAAGCCGCGCGGTCTGGACGTTGTTCAGGTGTCGATCACCGATTTCCAGTTTTCGAACGCCTTCCAGCAGGCCATCGAGGCCAAGGTGACGGCCGTCCAACAGGCTCTGGAAGCCGAGAACGCGCTTCGGCGGGTCGAGTTCGAGGCCAAGCAGCAGATCGAGCAGGCTCGGGCCGAAGCCAAGGGACTGGAACTCCAAAGAGCTCAGGTGACCACCGAGTTGATACAGTTGCGGCAAATCGAGGTTCAGAGATCTGCCGTGGAAAAGTGGAACGGGGTGATGCCGACGGTGGTCACCAGCGGCGGTCCGGTTCCCATGCTGGACGTGTTCACATCGGGTCGGTAGGCTGCAGGCGCCTTGGCAACTGATTGGTAGCCTCAGCCCCGGGATCCTGGGAGCGATTGTCGGCAGGGTTAAGCTTCGAGCAGCCGAGAGAGGAAATCCCGGACCGCGGCCGGATCGGGCAGTCGGTGGCCGGCCCGGCTCTCGCCGGAACCGACGTGGATGGTAAAGCTCCCGGGCGGCAGAGCCGCGAACAGTTCTTCGTCGGACCGGTCGTCTCCCACCGCCACGATGGCCCGGTCTCCTTCTCCCGCCTTTGTCAGCGCGGGGACCACCATGCCCTTGTGAATGCCCCGGGCCCGCACCTCCACAACTTTGTGACCCATCACCATCTCGGCGGACAGACCCGGTAAGACCCTACCCATCCGATGTTGGAGATCCCGGGCATGGGCTTTGCCCAGCTCGGGATCGGCCATCCGGTAATGCCAGGCCAGTCCCGCGCTCTTCCGCTCGATCAGAGAGCCCGGAGTCCAGGAGGCGAACTGCTCCAGAATGGGAAGAATGACCTCTTTCCACTTGGAGTCGTCCGGGCTGTTGCGCTGCCAGGGGCCTCCCGGTTTCGGGCGGGACCAGAAGCCGTGCTCCGCGTGCAGTCCGATGGGCATTCCACCCAGCCAGCTTTCCAGGACGGGGGCCGGACGGCCGCTGACAATGTGAACGTCGGTGCCCGGCCGCGCCGCCAGGGCCCGGAGCAGCTTCTTTACCTCGGGGTCGGGAACTGCCAATTGGGGTGAGCTGGCCAGGGGCACCAGCGTGCCGTCGTAGTCCAGCAACAGCAGCAAGCGGTCGGAACCACCCAGCTTCTCCAGCATTGCCTCCATCCTGGCGTGGGCGGATTGGGCTTCCAGGGGTTGGGTGGTGACTCCGGGAGTGGTTTCAAGAGCCTTGATGAAACTGTTCGCCCAGTGGTAGCAGTCGTAGGTCAGAACGCGGCTGCGCAATACCCGCATGCGAGCCCGCCGTTCTTCCTCCGGAAGCGAAAGGCTGTTGCTGATGGTGCTGGCTACTCCATCGATGTCGTAGGGGTTGACGGATACGGCTTCCCGCAGCTCTTCGGCAGCCCCGGCAAATTCGCTCAGCATCAGGATCCCGTCTTCATCGGTGCGGGAGGCCACGAACTCCTTGGCCACCAGGTTCATTCCGTCCCGCAAGGGAGTGACCAGCATCAGGTCGGCCGAGCGGTAGAGTGCGACCAGCTCGGATTGGGGTATGGAGCGGTAGAGGTAGTGTATGGGCACCGAGTTTACGGTCGCATGGGCGCCATTGATGCGGCCCACCAGCTCGTCCAGGCTCTGGCGGTATTGCTCGTAGGAGTCGACCCTGGTGCGAGAGGGCACCACGATCTGAATCATGCGCACCTTGTCCCTCAACCCGGATTCCCTCTCCAGCAATCGATCCATGGCCAGCATGCGCCGCGGCAGTCCCTTGGTGTAGTCGAGACGGTCCACCCCCAGGATCAGCTTGCGCCCTCCGCACTCCTGTCGCACGGCTTCCACCTTGGCCAGCACCGATTCCTGGTCGGCCAGCCGGCCGAACTCGGCGGCATCGACGCCAATGGGGAAGACTCCCATGAGGATCTTCCGTTCCTCGAAGGTCAGCATTTCGCCCTGGGATTCCACTCCCAGAACCAGCGAAATGGCCCGCGCAAAATGCCGCAGGTAGGAGAAGGTGTGGAATCCGATCAAATCGGCTCCCAGGATGCCCTCCAGCATCTGGCTGCGCCACGGGAGGATCCGGAAGACTTCGGAGGAAGGGAAGGGGATGTGCAGGAAGAATCCGATTCTGGCTTGGGGAAGCATGCGCCGCAGCATGGCCGGCACCAGGGTGAGCTGGTAGTCGTGCACCCAAACCAGGTCGCCGGTTCGGTATTCCCGGGCGACAACTTCGGCGAAGTGCCGGTTGACTTCCCGGTAGGTCTCCCAGTGCCGCCAGGCGTCCCGTTGAATCAGGTCTGTCTGGTAGTGGAACAGAGGCCAGAGCACGCCATTGGAGAAGGCCTCGTAGTAACGGTTGATCTCGCTCTGGGTGAGATAGACCGGCACCGCACGGAGGTCCGCCAGCTCCTTTTCCAGATGGGACCGCTGGCCCTCCTGGCTCGAGACCTCGCCGGGCCAACCCACCCAGAGGGACTCGCCCGATTGGTGAGGGCCGCGAAGACCGGTGGCCAGACCTCCGATGGATTCGCTTACCCGGATCTTGCCCTGCTCCGACTTCACCGTGATAGGCAGTCGGTTGGAGACGATCAGGAGTCGGCTCATGGTTGAATGATCGAATCGGGGATGGCGGTGGAGTGAGAGAGAGGGGCCGCCGATGGTACGGTCAGTCGCCTCATTGTATTGGAACCTGCGGCCGTCTTCAAGGCGGCTGAATCGGGGAACTCCGGATGAGGCCTGGCGTCTTGCCGGGCAAGCTCGTGGCGCTCCCCGGGTTCACTCGGACGAGGACGGCCGGTTGACCAATCCCTCCTCGGTCAATCCGTATTCTCTCCAACTGCGGCTGGGAGTGAAGCCCAACAGCCGGCGACTCTTTTCCATGGAGATGAAGGGGGATTCCGGTTCCAGATTGCGGTAGCGCAATTCCGCCTTGGGATGATACTTCCGGATGACCTCCGGTGTGGGCAGGACGTGGCCGGAATCGGGGCCCGAGGCCAGGAACACGTCGTGCAGGACCCTCTCGGAAGCCAGTGCCGCCTCCAGCAACTCCACCAGGTCCCGGGATTCGATGTACTCGTGCAATCCCTGGATTCCCGAGTCGTCGTCGTAGGGGAATTGGTCTCCGTAGTGGCGAAGGAATGCCGTGAAGTGGGTCAGGCGAAAGCAGAGGGTGCGCAGGCCGAACTTGTCGGTGAAGGCCCGGCAGAGGGACTCGGTCAGGAGCTTGCCGACCCCGTAGGTGTCGTGGGAGGCCGCCGGGTGGTCCTCGTCGATGGGCAGGTATTGCGCCTCGGCGTTGCGGCCGAAGCCGTAGGCCATCAGGCTGGAGGCGTGCAAAAAGTGGCGTACCCCATGCTCGACCGCCAACTCCAGCGCATGGTAGGTTCCCTGCACATTGATATTGAACACCTGGTGCAAGGGGGGAATGTCGTAGGGGATGGCGGCCAGGTGGATGACGGCCTCGGCCCCCTGCATGGCATCGGAAAGATCCTTGCGGTCCAGGATGCTGCCGGCCACGTAGCGGACATTGTCCAGCCGGGTCGGGGGCGGCGCCCAGTCGAAGGCCGTGACCTGGTGGCGAGCGGCCAGGCCGTCCGGCAGGAGATTGCGGCCCACTCGACCGCTGGAGCCGGTCAACAGAATGCGCACGGTTCTGGATTCCTGAAGGCGGCCCCACTTTTTGTGGACGTGAGCACCGGACATGGTGCAACTGCCGGAGGACTGTCGTACTATTGCTAGTGGCTCGGGGCTGCCACCGGCGGAATTTTAGGAGACCGGAGGACCCGAGTCAACCGCGGACAGGGTTTCATACCGG harbors:
- a CDS encoding prohibitin family protein encodes the protein MPANFGRIVSMGVVVIVALIVVSGAFGTVGAGQRGVLLRFEAPTGKILDEGLYFKVPFIEDVALMSTQIHKYTAPATSSSKDLQVVTTEVTLNYQLMPAEVAEVYRTLRRNYESLVIQPFIQEAVKSTTANYNAEELITQRPAVKTALQELLADRLKPRGLDVVQVSITDFQFSNAFQQAIEAKVTAVQQALEAENALRRVEFEAKQQIEQARAEAKGLELQRAQVTTELIQLRQIEVQRSAVEKWNGVMPTVVTSGGPVPMLDVFTSGR
- a CDS encoding bifunctional alpha,alpha-trehalose-phosphate synthase (UDP-forming)/trehalose-phosphatase — protein: MSRLLIVSNRLPITVKSEQGKIRVSESIGGLATGLRGPHQSGESLWVGWPGEVSSQEGQRSHLEKELADLRAVPVYLTQSEINRYYEAFSNGVLWPLFHYQTDLIQRDAWRHWETYREVNRHFAEVVAREYRTGDLVWVHDYQLTLVPAMLRRMLPQARIGFFLHIPFPSSEVFRILPWRSQMLEGILGADLIGFHTFSYLRHFARAISLVLGVESQGEMLTFEERKILMGVFPIGVDAAEFGRLADQESVLAKVEAVRQECGGRKLILGVDRLDYTKGLPRRMLAMDRLLERESGLRDKVRMIQIVVPSRTRVDSYEQYRQSLDELVGRINGAHATVNSVPIHYLYRSIPQSELVALYRSADLMLVTPLRDGMNLVAKEFVASRTDEDGILMLSEFAGAAEELREAVSVNPYDIDGVASTISNSLSLPEEERRARMRVLRSRVLTYDCYHWANSFIKALETTPGVTTQPLEAQSAHARMEAMLEKLGGSDRLLLLLDYDGTLVPLASSPQLAVPDPEVKKLLRALAARPGTDVHIVSGRPAPVLESWLGGMPIGLHAEHGFWSRPKPGGPWQRNSPDDSKWKEVILPILEQFASWTPGSLIERKSAGLAWHYRMADPELGKAHARDLQHRMGRVLPGLSAEMVMGHKVVEVRARGIHKGMVVPALTKAGEGDRAIVAVGDDRSDEELFAALPPGSFTIHVGSGESRAGHRLPDPAAVRDFLSRLLEA
- a CDS encoding NAD(P)-dependent oxidoreductase, encoding MRILLTGSSGRVGRNLLPDGLAARHQVTAFDWAPPPTRLDNVRYVAGSILDRKDLSDAMQGAEAVIHLAAIPYDIPPLHQVFNINVQGTYHALELAVEHGVRHFLHASSLMAYGFGRNAEAQYLPIDEDHPAASHDTYGVGKLLTESLCRAFTDKFGLRTLCFRLTHFTAFLRHYGDQFPYDDDSGIQGLHEYIESRDLVELLEAALASERVLHDVFLASGPDSGHVLPTPEVIRKYHPKAELRYRNLEPESPFISMEKSRRLLGFTPSRSWREYGLTEEGLVNRPSSSE